Within Chaetodon auriga isolate fChaAug3 chromosome 7, fChaAug3.hap1, whole genome shotgun sequence, the genomic segment AGTGGagtacttttaaaaaaaaaatgtggagaaaataaagcagaggaGACTTTACCAAAACGCCGCTTGCTTATCGTTCAGTTCCTTGCGACTTGAGAAGCACGAAGATGATGGAGAGTGAGATACATAAATTGTCCAGTACcccaaaaacaggaaaaacaaaaaaaaagagaaaaaaaatatcctCCCATTACTTTAAAGTCCAGAAGAGTTGGCTTATTCATGTGGTAAAAGTTCCGCTCAGGTCTGGACCGAAACCCTGAAACTTGTCCTTatgtgctttttcattttttgtacaCAACCTTTTGTACACAGGTTTAGGGTCAGATTGCAACATTTCCTTGCAACAGTTTCTCTTTGGATTTCACcataatacaaaaataaataaaacaatttcattttggttttcaaTTTGTCACTTTGGCTCAATGGCTGTAATTTTTCAATGTTTGTTTGCATACACTCTACATAAATACTGTACTTCTTTGAGTGAGCGTCCCTTGGTCACGGAATAGCACAGAGCTCCTTTATGAAGGAGGACTTTTAAGATACATTAGATGCATAGAAAGGCACTTACAGTTTACACATTTTGGTGTGCATCAACAGACCAATTCCTTTTGGCCTGAGTCTGAGGTGCAGAGGAGATACTGAGTTGAGGTGAATGGCTTTTGAATACTGCAAGTTGTGTGCACACAGACCTTTTGGTGATTGCCATTTGTACAGGTCATGTGGTCTTAGCTGGGTGAGTAGCGGTCAATGGTGCGGGCTTCAGAGAGGAcctgtgggggaggggggagagttTGGCCCAGGACATCCATCTTGTCGTGGGACAGGCCCAGGTGCTCAGACGCCAGTTTGGACAGCGGGTAGAGGCTTTCCATCGCCTTTGCATCAGCTACCATTTGCTGCTGGGCTTGGATGAGAAGCTCGTTGGTCTTCTCCGGCTTCAGCCCCAGATGCTCTGCTGCGTATTTACTCAGAGGATAGATGCCCTCAGCAAAGTCCAGCTTCAGTTTCCCATCTGTGGTCAGGCCCCCTGTAGTCCCTCCACTGCTGTGCATCTTCATGTGGCTGATGAGGTTGCGCTGCTGAGCAAACTTTCCTCCGCACACCTGACATTCATAGGGCTTCTCCCCCGAGTGGATGCGCATGTGCTCGGTGAGGCGGTACTGCCGGGTGAAGCGCATGCCACAGGAATCACAGGCAAAAGGTTTAAGGCCCAGGTGGCTACGCATGTGGCGCGTCATGGTGCCACGCTGCGTGAACTTCTTGCCACAGATGCTGCAGGGGTAAGGCCGGGTCAGCCAGTGGGTCTTCTCATGCTGGCGCAAAGTGGCTGGATCCTTGTAGGACTTCTCACAGCTGGAACAGCGGTAGGGTCGGATCATCTCCCCGATGCCCCCTGAACTCAGCCCCTGGCTGGACTTGGTCTCCAGGTGCGACAGACTGTtcaaactgttgctgctgttcaggCTCCCATAACCGTTAGTATTactgttcatgtttttggtgCTGCTGTTATTGCTGTTTCCCATCTCCCCACCGGAGTTTCCATACAGCTCCTCTTCCGTGTGTGTCTCCACGTGTGCGTTGAGCTGCTCTGAGCTCGGGAAACCTTTGTCACAGGGAATGCAGACATACAGATTGTCCCCGAAGCTCTCTGGCTCGTACGGCATGTGGAACCTCCCCATCGATCCAGGAGGGGACGGGCGGCCTTCGCTGCTGCCTGTCTCCTCTGTGCCTGACCCACTCTTGTCATCCGCTCCTTCGCTCTCCTCCCCGGCCTTGTGGTGGTTATGATGCTGGTTGCCATTTTCACCcccttcctcctcgtcctcatcttcatcttcatcttcagctgtgTAGGACAGTGGCTCATGTTTCACCCAGCGGTAGATGTTGCCCATTTCTCTGCCAGCCTCTCCACCTTCTGTGGGGGTGTCAGGGCTCGGGGGGCACGGGTAGCGATCTGTGCCCTGGGAGCCCGAGCGATGCAGGTGGGGCAAGTGCGGGCCCAGAGGCTGGTTGAGAtgg encodes:
- the hic1 gene encoding hypermethylated in cancer 1 protein isoform X1; translated protein: MIIKGDLDRMAEDIGHAGGGLKTMLGAMEVPSHARDLLLQLNSQRTKGFLCDVIIVVQNALFRAHKNILAASSLYLKSLVVHDNLINLDHEMVSPGVFRVILDYIYTGRLSDGDPTSPTEPNLGAVLAAASYLQLLDLVALCKKKLKRNGKYPPRPGPAFLPYPKMGPNSMGLGSGGRYRVSTPVIQSCPLGGLLNSHATQASPRDELLPHRLALHPGELYAPTSTQGSQVFPPLQPALPAQLGRSAHPERNCSPNYGLDLSKKSPNSQSQHTPSHSHLANTHNDEERDGTLSGRTSPMQGTNGRAFPSEKMESTDQTSSLTPPPFPHLNQPLGPHLPHLHRSGSQGTDRYPCPPSPDTPTEGGEAGREMGNIYRWVKHEPLSYTAEDEDEDEDEEEGGENGNQHHNHHKAGEESEGADDKSGSGTEETGSSEGRPSPPGSMGRFHMPYEPESFGDNLYVCIPCDKGFPSSEQLNAHVETHTEEELYGNSGGEMGNSNNSSTKNMNSNTNGYGSLNSSNSLNSLSHLETKSSQGLSSGGIGEMIRPYRCSSCEKSYKDPATLRQHEKTHWLTRPYPCSICGKKFTQRGTMTRHMRSHLGLKPFACDSCGMRFTRQYRLTEHMRIHSGEKPYECQVCGGKFAQQRNLISHMKMHSSGGTTGGLTTDGKLKLDFAEGIYPLSKYAAEHLGLKPEKTNELLIQAQQQMVADAKAMESLYPLSKLASEHLGLSHDKMDVLGQTLPPPPQVLSEARTIDRYSPS
- the hic1 gene encoding hypermethylated in cancer 1 protein isoform X2 produces the protein MLGAMEVPSHARDLLLQLNSQRTKGFLCDVIIVVQNALFRAHKNILAASSLYLKSLVVHDNLINLDHEMVSPGVFRVILDYIYTGRLSDGDPTSPTEPNLGAVLAAASYLQLLDLVALCKKKLKRNGKYPPRPGPAFLPYPKMGPNSMGLGSGGRYRVSTPVIQSCPLGGLLNSHATQASPRDELLPHRLALHPGELYAPTSTQGSQVFPPLQPALPAQLGRSAHPERNCSPNYGLDLSKKSPNSQSQHTPSHSHLANTHNDEERDGTLSGRTSPMQGTNGRAFPSEKMESTDQTSSLTPPPFPHLNQPLGPHLPHLHRSGSQGTDRYPCPPSPDTPTEGGEAGREMGNIYRWVKHEPLSYTAEDEDEDEDEEEGGENGNQHHNHHKAGEESEGADDKSGSGTEETGSSEGRPSPPGSMGRFHMPYEPESFGDNLYVCIPCDKGFPSSEQLNAHVETHTEEELYGNSGGEMGNSNNSSTKNMNSNTNGYGSLNSSNSLNSLSHLETKSSQGLSSGGIGEMIRPYRCSSCEKSYKDPATLRQHEKTHWLTRPYPCSICGKKFTQRGTMTRHMRSHLGLKPFACDSCGMRFTRQYRLTEHMRIHSGEKPYECQVCGGKFAQQRNLISHMKMHSSGGTTGGLTTDGKLKLDFAEGIYPLSKYAAEHLGLKPEKTNELLIQAQQQMVADAKAMESLYPLSKLASEHLGLSHDKMDVLGQTLPPPPQVLSEARTIDRYSPS